A window of Blautia argi genomic DNA:
GGAAGAAACCAACAGACAATCGCCTTATTGGAAAACCAGGAACAGAAAGAAGCAGAGGCACAAGTTTCTGAAACAGATCGTTTTCTTTCCATCCGGTCAGATACATTCTTCTATGTTTACAATAAACTTTCGGGTTTATTTGAACAATTAAGCATAGATGGGGAGGAACTTCTGGAAACTCCTATGGAACTAAATATCTGGAGAGCACCTACGGATAATGACCGAAAGATCAAGCAAGAATGGATGGATGCCGGATATGACCGGAGTAAAGCCAGAGCCTATGACGTTCAATGGAAACGAGAGGGGAAATGTGTCAGAATTTACAGCACCATGTCTGTAGCGGCAGTAGCACTTCAGAGAGTTCTGGATATAAAAGCTGTCTGGGAAATTTCTAACAGGGGAGCAATTTCAGTAAAAATGCAGGTGAAAAAGAATATGGAATTTCCGCAGCTTCCTAGATTTGGTATCCGTCTGTTTCTGAAAGAGGAATATGAAAATCTGAAATATTATGGATTGGGGCCACATGAAAGTTATCGAGATAAATGTAAGTCCTGCAGTCATGGGCTGTATGATGCAACAGTGGAAGAGCAGCATGAAGATTATATCCGTCCGCAGGAAAATGGAAGTCATACAGATTGTGATTATGTGATGATAGAAAAAGAAAACCAGACTGTTATAGCAGTGTCACCCAAACCATTTTCATTTAATGTGTCCTATTATACACAGGAAGAGCTGGCCAGGAAGGCACATAATTATGAATTGGAGAAATCAGGGAACACCATTGTCTGCCTGGATTATGCACAGAATGGGATTGGTTCCAACAGTTGTGGTCCTGAACTAAGGGATGAATACCAGGTGGATGAGGAAACTTTTGTTTTTGAGATAAAGCTTTTATTCAGGAAGGAAGAGTAGAAATACATGAATGAGAAAAAATATTTAAAATGGTATAACAAGGTAGGATATGGTTCCGGGGACATTGCTGGAAATGTAGTTTACGCATTTCTATCTTCTTTTGTCATGATTTATCTTACCAATACAGTAGGATTAAATCCCGGAATTATTGGAACTCTGATTGCCGTATCCAAGTTGTTTGATGGAATTACGGATGTTTTCTTTGGAACTCTGATTGATAAGACAAAGAGTAAAATGGGAAAAGCAAGACCCTGGATGCTCTATGGCTATATCGGATGTACCGTAACTTTAGTCGCTATTTTTGCCATACCTACAACTATGGGGGAATTTGCACAGTATGCCTGGTTTTTTATTGCGTATACGCTGTTAAATGCAGTATTTTATACAGCGAATAATATTGCGTATTCTGCACTGACAGCCCTGGTAACAAAGAATAGTAAGGAACGTGTACAGATGGGGTCTTACCGCTTCATTTTTGCTTTTTCTACCAGTCTGTTGATTCAGTCTTTAACCATTGGATTTGTAGAATGGATGGGCGGCGGAGCAGCTGGATGGAGGACCGTTGCGATTATCTATGCAGTAATCGGATTGATTGTTAATACGATTTCTGTACTTTCTGTAAAGGAATTACCGGAAGAAGAGTTAAATGATGGGAAAGAAGCCGGAACCGAAGAAAGGTATTCTCTGATTGATGCCGGAAAACTGTTATTTACAAATAAGTATTATGTTATGATCTGTGCTACGTATATTTTACAGCAGATTTATACAGCGATGCTGAATATGGGGATTTACTATATGACGTATATCCTTTTCAATGAGAAACTTTATGGTGTGTTTTCCTGGTCCATTAATATTCCTCTGATTATTGCATTGCTCATTACACCGATGCTGGTGGAAAAGTGGAGAGGAATGTATAAATTAAATCTTACAGGATATGTGATCGGAACGATTGGAAGAGCTCTGGTTGTAGTAGCCGGTTATCTAGGAAGTGTGCCATTGATGCTTTTATTTACCGGTATTGCAGCTTTTGGTATGGGACCATGGCAGGGGGATATGAATGCAGTCATTGCTTCCTGTTCCGAATATACTTACTTGACAAAGCATAAGAGAGTAGATGGAACCATGTATTCTTGTACCTCTCTTGGTATTAAGCTGGGCGGTGGAATTGGAATTGCCATTACCGGCTGGCTTCTGGATCTTAGTGGCTTTGACGGCACACTGGCTGTACAGTCTGATTCCTGTATCCAGATGCTGCAGATCATGTATTTATGGATTCCGGTAGTAATCACACTTATCATTACCATTATTATGGCAAAGATGAATGTAGAGAAGGCAAATGAAAAACTTTTACAGGAAAAGTCTATGAAAGACGGTATGCATGATTGAAGTAAACCGCATAAAAATTCATGACTTCCTGTAAGTAATTCATCAGTTTTTTCATTCTGGTTTTCCTCCTTTCCTGATTTCTGAGTTTATTATATCGGATGGGCAGAAAATCTGCGTGCCAAATCAAAAAGAAATGTAGCCAATTCTTGAGAGGGGGAGGAAACATCATGCAGCCGTCTTACGAAGAGAAAAAAGAAAAGTTCAGTATGATAAGGAAAAAACCACATCATGTTCCCCCTCACCTTCACAATGCCATAGAACTGGTATATGTAACAAAGGGGGAGCTGGAACTTGGCATTGGATATGAGTTGTATCACATGGAAAAGGGGGATTTTGCTATTGTTTTTCCAGATTTGATTCATCATTATCAGGTGTTTTCAAAGGGAAAGAATGAGGTGTACCAGTTTTATGCTTCTTTGGAACTAAGTGGTCCGTTTATGGCACTTCTTCAGAAGAAATGTCCGGAAAATCCGGTGATTGCCAACGCAGATTTACATGGGGAAGTTAAAAACGCCCTGAGTTGTCTGATAAAAGATCAAAAAGTCAGTGAGGTTGTGGGGCAAGCTTATTTACAGATTATATTATACCGTTGCAGGGAAACATTCCGGTTCATAGAAAAAGACAGTGTGGGGAGTAATGATCTGATATATGCAGCGATGAGCTATCTGTTATCACATTTTCAGGAGGAACTTACACTTGGGAAAGTGGCATCAGCTCTGGGAACCAATAAGTTTGCCCTATCAAAAATCTTTTCAGGTATCTTTCATACAAATTTCAATCAATACTTAAATGAAATTCGTTTAAATTATGTGACCTCTTTGTTGGAAAATACGGATAGAAGGATTACAGATATTTTTCTGGAGGCAGGATTTGAGAGCCAAAGAACCTTTAACCGGGCATTTCAACTAAGGTATAATCAGACACCAAGTGAGTATCGGAAATCATGGTGGGAAAAATAGAGGATTCTTGTCTGCTAGATATTTAGATGAAAGACAGAGAAAGCTTTATTTTCTTGTACCGTTATGAATATAAAATATATACCAAAAATCGAAGCAGGTATTTCCATTTTATAAAAATGTATTAGATGAAGGTGCAAGTTATATTCTGCCAAATAAGAGATATGTATTGAAATCTTCTGAAGGAAAGGCTGTATGATAAAACTAATTTTGGGACAAAAGATGCTTCTTTTTATGAGAACATTTAGAGGTGAGTTAAAAAGTTCTATGAAAAGGCTTAAATTTAGAAATTGAAGATAGATATTTTAATAAAAAGATAAAGCACGAGAGTGGAAGTTGGGATGGGTTCTACTTTTGTGCTTTTTATTTTGCTTGATTTAGAAATACAGAAAGATTGGATTTTCGAAGAATTTGAATGGTGGGATTTTGATATAGAATGGAGTTAGAACGAAAAGATATTTGTGCCAAATATCTTATATCTTTTGCTGCAAAAGCAGTAATAACATTAAAACAAGTGAAAGTATATTTTAAAATGGATTTTTCAGAATGATATAAAAATTTGTGCGTATATATCTAAAAATATTGCACTATAAGAAGTTATCGACACAATACGCACGATAAAAGACCTATTATACCTAAAATATTGAAATTTCAATCAGAAAAGGTATTATATGTATAAAAGTTAGGGTATACAAAACAAAGGAGAAGACATTATGGGAGAAAATAATCAGATATTACAAGAGATGATAAAAGAATTACAAAAAAAGTTGCCAGATGGACGACCAATAGGAATTACTTTTTCTACTGAAGAAAAGAAATACTATTATGATACAGTGACTGGCAAGATAATTACCTGCGATGATTTGGCATATCAAATTGTAGAAAAAATTTTAGATGGTAAGGTTAATGAAATAGTGCAATTGTCAGAGTCAGAAAATCTTATTGAGAGTATAAGAAATATTATTAACGTTATTGAACATGAAAAAATTTTCGCTTTATCCAAATTCGAAAAAATGGTAGATTTTGGAGAATATGAAGATTTAATTCAGAACCAGTTGGAACAGCTCACATTAGAATTAACGGAAAAATGCAATTTGCGTTGTGGATATTGTATTTACAACGAAGCTTGTGAAAAGAACAGAGACTTTGGCGATAAGGATATGGATGAGGAAACGGCATTAAAAGCGATTGACTATGCAAAAACACATTCTGGAAAAACTGATACGTTGCATATTGGATATTATGGTGGAGAGCCATTGATAAACTATCCGGTTATGATAAAATCTATGCGCTATGCTTTGGAAACCATGAAAAATAGAAAACTTCACTTCGCTTTCACGACAAATGCTGTGTTACTTACAAAAGATAAATGTAAAGAATTGGCCGAAATTCCGAACCTGAGTGTTACTGTTAGCTTAGATGGACCTGAGAAATGGCATGATTTCTATAGAAGAAATATGCATGGAGATGGTAGTTTTCATCAGACGTTACAGGGAATAAAAAATTTAGTTGATGCTTTTGGATATGATAGAGCAAAAGAGAATATTTTGTTCAGTATGGTATATGCTCCTCCATATTCAGAAGAGAGATTAGAAGAAACACAGAAATTTTTTTGAGGAATTAAAATGGTTACCGTCAGAGTGTGTAAAATTTATTACATACCCAGATGAAGAAAGCATGGATACTATTTACAAATATTTGCAGAAAAATCAGTTACTTGAAGCTGCAAAGTGGGGGAACACAGAACTTGATTTTTCGTTAAGCGATTATAGTCATAAACATGAAAAACAGCCGGGAATGTTTACGGAGAAATTAATGACAGATTCTTATTTGCCAATACGTAAAAGGGCTATTTTTGATGTAGTCATGGACAGTATACGCATGAATGGTTGTTGTGTTCCAGGACAAAGAAAACTTTATGTTACAGTAAACGGTGAATTTAGAATATGTGAAAGAGTAGGAAATATTCCTACAATCGGAAATATAGAGAATGGCATTGATATTGACAAGGTGAAGAAAAATATATATTGATGGCTATAGAAATGAGTCAATGAAAAAATGTTCATCTTGCTGGTATGCAAGGATATGTTCAATTTGCTATTGTGGTTGTTATACAGGAGAGAAGTTTGATCTTGGTAAAAAAACAGAAATGTGTGAAGAAAGAAAGGCTAGTTGTTTGAGGAGTTTAAAGGCGTACTTTGAGGCATTGGAAAATGATATTCATGCGATGGATCATTTAGACAGTATAACAGTGAAATAGAAAATAGGGATTATTCAGGTGAAAATATATCAGCAGATACAAAATTCAAAAAATGCAGAATTTAACTTGGTAGTTTTTTGTGGCAGTAAAGACGAAAAGAGTGGTCAGATTGGAATATCACATTTATTAGAACACATGAATTTAGCTTTCGCAAAGCAGACAAGTCATTGGATAAATGTATCGGGCTATACAACATATGAGTATACACAATATTGCATTAAATGCAAAAACTCTTTGAGTGATGTAAAAAAAGTGATTGAGAAGCTGAAAAATATTATAGAAGGAAAGGAACTTTTGGAAAGCAATCTTAGCGGAGCCCAAAATGATGTAATAGAAGAGATATTGGAGCAAAGAGAAAATTCCTTTTTTTCCATGAGAAATCTTTTGCTTCCCAAAATACTGCCAGATAGTCTGAGAGAAAAAATGCCAGTAGGAAATATTTTTGATATAAAAAAAATCTCATACACAGATATAGTGAAATATCAAGAAGATAATTATTCTTTCGAGAATATAGCTGTTTTTTCTAAGTGTAAATATGACGTAGAGGAATTGTTTTTTGAAAATGATAAGATTAATTATAAAAATCAGTTAGAAAGTACATGCATCTTAATTCCTGATGTAAAGTTAAGTATTTGGTGGGATGTTGCACAATTGTATTATGAAGAGAATTTAAAAAAGAATATCATATATTTTTCTTTTAAAAATTCATTTGCGGATTTGCGTGAATTTATTTCACAAGAAGTGCAAAAAAACTATTTCTTTCTAAAGTTTGATTCCTATTTAACCAAATTAGTTGGAAATAATGTGGGTGCTACACTTTATGAAAACCAAATCGTAAAAGGAGTGTCAATTTATTCATATGAATTTGTGTGTGTCAATAAAGAATTTGATATTGATGAGATTACATTACTTGTGGAAACAGCATTAGAAGAAATATATAGTTTGGAATGTGACTTGGATATGCTAACATTGGAAAAATCGAAAGAAATAGTTTTTGAAAAATATCAGAATATGAATTTTGAAGATAAGGGAAAAATGGATTTCTTATATGGAATAAATACAGGACTTATCACAAGGAAATTTCTGAGTCAAATACCATTTAGTTTTTCTATTAAAAGTATTGTAGAAATGATTATGAAAAATGAAGGTATGTAATCTTGGATATTAACCAAGTTTTACATAAAAAACAAAATGAAAGGAGGACATTCATATGTTCATCGCAAATGAAGGTAAAAAGAATTTAGAGGCAAAGGCAAACTTTATTGATCCGCGCGGAGGATGTGGCTGTGCAACTTCATCTGTTAGATCAATGACAAGAGATTCTGTATGTACATGTGCATGTGGAAGTTCAGGGGTTCTGAACTCTGCAAAAACTGCTGGAAAAAATGTATAAGAAAGGAGAATGAAGTATGAAGATTGCAAATGAAGGTAAAAAAAATTTAGAGCCAAAAGCAAACTACATTGAACCAAGAGGATGTGGATGTAATCCAGGAAGCTTGCTTTCCAGTGCAAGGGACTATGGTTGTGCATGCGGTTGCACAACAAGTAGCAATTCATCATCTGCAAAAAATGTAGGTGTAAATCTGTAAACAGATAATAAACACGAAAATCCAGATGTGGGGTATGTGATATATACCCCACATTTTGGCATATAAGGATGTGTAAAATGAAAAACATAAGACAGATAGGAAAGTTTTTAAAAAATATATGTTATATAATAAAAATTGTGTTTCAGGCAGCACCAGGGATTACAACAAAAATGATTATATGCAATATTTTTTTGGGAATACTTGTTTCTTTTAATGTGTATATATGGAAATATTTTGTAGACACTGCTGTAATTTCATTGGAAAGTGGTAAAATAGGAGCACCGGCATTCTGGTTAATTTCTTTGGCTGTTTGTACGGGGGTTGTTAATTTGTTAACCAAACTTAGTACTTATTACAGAGAAATAGGGCAGGAATATATGAACTGCAAAGTGGCTAATATTATTATGGGAAAAATAGATGAACTGAATATGGAACATTTTGATAATCCTAAAGTTTATGATGCAGTTGAAAAAGTTAGTAATGAGTCTGTTGCTCGCTGTATTAGTATTATTGTGATGTTAGTTACATTGCTTAGATATTTGACTACTTTTATAGGAATTATAATTGTGATTATTTCTCTAAGTAATACTATTGCAGCATTAATGTGCATTACGATGATTCCTATTTTTTATGTGAGTATTAGTATTGCGCTGCGCCAATATAATATATACTCTGAAAGAGTTCAGAATGTAAGATTAGCAGATTATCTTAAAGAGATTAGTTTAAAATATGAAAATATCAAAGAATTAAAAATTTATAATGCAATTATTTTTTTAAAAAATAAAATAGTTTGCATTTATGAAAAATATATTGCTGAAGATAAAAAGTATAAGAAAAGATTTTTATATGAATTAACTGGAACAGATATATTGCAATACATTTTTTCAACAATTATCAAAATCTATACAGTTTTTAAAGTCATAACAGAAAAAGGCACTATAGGGGATTTGACAATGTATATCTCAGCATTAGATAGTCTTGAAAATTCAATAAGAACTATATTAGACTCAGTAGCTTCTTTGTATAGTGATAATCTTTACATAGATAATTTAGTAGAATTGGACAATATGAGAAGTGGAATGGAAGATACGGGAAAGAGAGAACTCAGCTCTGATTTTAAAACAATAGAATTTCAGAATGTATCATTTAAATATCCATACACTGATACTTATGTATTAAAAGATTTATCCATCAAGTTTGAAAATGGAAAAACATATGCATTGGTAGGTAGTAACGGTTCTGGAAAAACAACATTTATAAAATTACTCATGAGATTATATGATCCGCAAAAGGGAGAGATACTTATTGATGGTGTTAGCATAAAAGAATACTCACTTAAAAGTATATATAAAAATATTGGTGTGATATTCCAAGATTTTATTAAATATCCTTTAACCGCAAGAGAAAATATAGGTATAGGTAATGTGGAGGAAATGAATAAATTAAAAAATATAGAAAAAGCAGCAAAAGTATCCGGAGCTGATGATTTTATAGAAAAATTGAAAAACGGTTATGACACATTGCTTCAAAAGGAATGGGATAATGGAAGTGAATTATCGATTGGTCAATGGCAAAAAATAGCAATATCTCGGTCGGTTCTTAGAAACTCAGGAATATTAATTTTAGATGAACCCTCTTCAGCTCTTGATCCCAAATCAGAATATGAAATGTTTGAAAAAATGAAAATGTTAATGAGAGACAAAATGAGTATCATGATTACTCACAGATTTTCTAATGTAAGGATAGTCGATCAAATATTTGTTATGCAGGAGGGAAAAGTTGTTGAATTTGGTTCTCATGAAGATTTGATGTTAAAGAAAGGAATATATTATAATTTGTATAGTTTACAGGCGGATTATTATAAATAATTTTCAGAGATTTCATATACATTCCATATTTATATGATATGATAACACAAAAGGAGGAAAAAATATGGCAGAAATTTTAGTAGTAGAGGATGATAGAGATACAAATGAAGCCATATCTGAATATTTGTGTTCATTGGGCTATAATGTACGGAGTGCCTATGATGGTAAAGAGGCACTTCAAATTTTTTTCAATGTTGCAGTCGATTTAGTTGTACTAGATATTATGCTACCTGAGATAAATGGAATTTCTGTTTTGGCAAAAATAAGAGAGAAGAGTGATATTCCTATATTGATGTTGACAGCAGTTTGTGATGAGTATATGCAGATTATGAGCTTTGACGGTGACGCAGATGATTATATGACAAAACCGTTTTCTATGATTATTTTGGGGAAACGAGTTGCTGCACTTTTAAAAAGAAGGGTCAAACAAGAAGAAAGCAGCATTGTTTCTTTTGGGGAAACTACAATTGATTTTGATGCGTATACTGCATTTATTCATGGTCAAAAAATAGACATCACAGCAAAAGAATTAGAATTAGTGAAAATGCTGTTTGAATATCAAGGAAGAGTTTTGACACGGAAACAAATGGTGGATTGCTTATGGGGAATTGATGCACCGATTTTAGATCGGACAATAGATACTTATATTAAGAATATAAGAAAAAAATTGGGAATTCATACGATTACAACAGTAAAAGGTGTAGGATATCGTTTGGAAAGGAATATGTAGATATGAAGCGAATGGGTGTATTTCGAAAAACTTTTTTGTATTCATTTATTATGTTATGCTTTATGATTTTTATTGCACACGGAATTATGTGGTTTGTTTTGCCAATGGTATCTGTTCAACCAGGGGGAAATATGGAAGAAAGCAGTTTAATTGTGAGTGAATTGAACAATAATGTTGTAATGGAAGACATTGCTATGAAAGCACTACCCATTTCTATTTTGTTGTGTATTATAATTGCATCTGCATTTTCTTATATATGGGCGAAAGTTACTGTAAAACCAATAAAATATATTGTTGAAACAACAAAAAGAATGTCAGAATTAGAGCCTAATGTGAAGTGTGTGCTGCATACTGGTGATGAGTTCCAAGAGTTGTCGAGTAATATAAATAGTCTTTACACAGATTTGTTTATTACAATAAAAGAATTAAAAGAACAAATTCAGGAAGTAAAAAAAACAGAGCAATCGAAAACAGATTTTCTTTATGCGGCATCTCATGAATTAAAGACACCAATCTCTGCTTGCAACGCTATTATAGAAAATATGATTTTAAAAATTGGAAAATATCAGAATTATGAAAAATATCTTCCGACTTGTAAAAGTATGTTGGATGAAATGGCTACGATGATACGGGATATTTTAGATATGTCAAAACTTCAAAATACATCTGCTCAAATAGTGAAAAATAGAGTCAATATAAATCAACTTTTGGATGAAATCATAGTACCGTATAAAATTATAGCAAAAACGAAAGAGATAGATTTTATTGTTGATTTAGATGAAGAGATAGTTTCATTTACAAATGAATTATTATTAAAAAAAGCTATATCAAACATCTTGTCTAATGCAATCCTTTATACAGAGCAGCAGAAGAAGGTTGAGTTATCGCTGAAGAAAAACTGTATTATTGTTAGTAATGAGTGTGATGTATTAGATGAAAAAACATTACAACAAATATTTAGACCTTTTTTTAGAGTAGATACTAGTCGTTCTAGAGAATATGGTGGTAATGGACTGGGACTCTATATTGTAGATACGATACTATCTGCGTTGAATATTTCATATACGTTTTTACCGAACCCACAGAATACCTGCATGGAATTTAAAATCCATTTACCGATTTAAAATTTCATATTAATTCCATATTGGTTTTATATGACCTCCATATAGAATTGGTATATTAAATATATACTAAATTCTATATGGAGGTATTTTTATGGACACATTAAAAAGGGCGTTTAAATATGTGATAAGAAAAAGAGGAAAAACGCTAATACTATTTATGCTTTTTCTAACAATAGGAATTTTGGTGTTATCCGGAATTTCAATAAAGAGGGCAGGAGATATATCACAAGATTCTCTGAGAAAGACAATGGGGGGAGAACTTACTATTGATGTAAATTATTCAGATGAAAATCCTTATTACAAAGAAGAAAAATTTGAAGATGGTAGAATTATATATTCTTCTAAGCAAATGACGGTCGATATGGTAGAAAAGGTAATGAAAATTTCAGGAATGCGTTCTTGTGAGGCATCAGTTGACACACTTTGTCAAATTGATGATATAGACTTTTTTTCAGGAAATATTCCTATAGAGGAAGAATTTAAAAATATGACAACAGTAGTTGGAACGTATTCTACAGAAACTAATGATTATTTTCAATCAGGAAAAGTTAAATTGATAGAAGGAAAAAATATAAATTCAGATAATGGAAATCCGGAGATTATTATATCGAAAGATTTGGCAGAATTGAACCATTTAAAGGTTGGAGATCAACTTGCAGTTACTAATACAAAAGGGAACAAAATTGAAATTACTATTGTAGGTATATTTCAGCAAAAAGAAGTGGAAAGTATTGAAGAAAAAGTAACTTCATATGAAAAGATACAGAATAAGATTTTTACCAATATTCAAACAATTATGGCAATTGAGGAATCTCCTTATATTACTGGCTTTACGACAATCCATGCACAAATAGAAGATCCTGCAAAGATGAATCAGATTGTGGAAGAGATAAAAAAAATAGATGAATTTGAATGGGATAAAAAGGCATTTTCCATAAATATAAATAATGAAACTTTTGAAAGAGCAGAGATGTCTTTAAAAAAAGTGGAAAATTTTATTAATATTTTTTTACTGGTAGTAGTTATCGTAAGTATTATCATTTTATCATTGATTTTGAATATGTGGGGTAGGAGTAGAATTCATGAAACCGGAGTATATTTAGCTTTAGGATTAGAAAAGGTTCAAATTATAGGACAGTATATTCTAGAAGTACTCATTGTGGCAATGTTTGCATTTATTGTTGCATATTTCCCTGGCAGGGTAGTATCAGATCAATTAAGTGATTATTTAATGAAACATCCAGAAACAGAACAGGGAGTTGCTATGCGTGAAACCTCTACAGAAATAGGTATAGAGGAAGGGGAAATAGATGTGGAAATTAGTATTGAGGAGATTGTTATGGTGTATATAATTGGTGTTGCTATTATTATCATTGCTACGACTATATCAACTTTTTCTATAATGCATCTAAAACCGCGAGAACTATTAACAAAAATGAGTTAGGGGGAAAACATAATGAATTTTTTAAAATTAGAAAATATTACATATTCTTATGACGGAAAAGAAAACATATTTGAAGATGTGAATATGGACTTTGAACAGGGGAAAATATATTGTATTTTAGGCGAATCAGGATGTGGGAAAACTACTTTGCTTTCTTTATTGGCAGGTTTAGATTTTCCTACTCAGGGAAGGCTTTATTTTAAAAATAAAGTAATAGATAGAAAGGAGTTGACAAATTATCGTAAACATAATGTATCAATCATTTTTCAGAATTATAATTTAATAGATTTTTTAAATGCAAAAGAAAATGTAGAAATTGTTTCTAAGGAATCAGCTTATAATATATTAGAAAAATTAGGATTTGACAAAAATGAGATGAATAGAAATATTTTAAAACTTTCAGGGGGACAGCAGCAACGCGTTGCAGTTGCAAGAGCATTACTTTCACATAGTTCATTGCTATTGGCAGATGAACCAACAGGGAATTTGGATAAAAGAAATGCAATAGCAATAGCAGAACTTCTCGGAGAAGCAGCTCATAAATATGAAAAATGTGTTATTGTTGTCACCCATTCTGAAGAAATTGCAAAATATGGTGATGTTATTTTAGAAATGACAGATGGTAAGTTAGAAATAAGGAGGGATTGAATATATGAAAAGGAAACTGTGCATTTTATGTTGCATAGCCATTATTATATCGATGGTAGGCTGTACTTCTGAAAAAAAAGAAACAAATGAAGAACGGAGCGATACAAAAATAGAAACAAATGAAGAAAATGAAGAGTCGAAAGATGATGTTATTTTCGATCACGAAATGAAAGAAAATATAGGAGAGGGTATATTTGAATTTGTACCTGAATAAAGCAAAAGGCCAACTACATGATGTAGCTTGGCTTTTGCTATGTTACAAAAATGGTTATACTTTTGTAACCACTTAATATAGATGCAAGGAAAAGGAAAGTGAAATACATGAAGATAGCAATATGTGATTTTGAATTGAGGACATTGGAACTAATTAAGAACTTTGTAGCAGATACAGATACTTTAGGAGATCAACCATTTAAAATTTTGTCATATGAAAATCCATTCGATATGTTGGCTTATTACAGCAGGTATAGAGACATAGATATTATTCTTTTAAATGTAGAGATGAAGAGTGGATA
This region includes:
- a CDS encoding sensor histidine kinase gives rise to the protein MKRMGVFRKTFLYSFIMLCFMIFIAHGIMWFVLPMVSVQPGGNMEESSLIVSELNNNVVMEDIAMKALPISILLCIIIASAFSYIWAKVTVKPIKYIVETTKRMSELEPNVKCVLHTGDEFQELSSNINSLYTDLFITIKELKEQIQEVKKTEQSKTDFLYAASHELKTPISACNAIIENMILKIGKYQNYEKYLPTCKSMLDEMATMIRDILDMSKLQNTSAQIVKNRVNINQLLDEIIVPYKIIAKTKEIDFIVDLDEEIVSFTNELLLKKAISNILSNAILYTEQQKKVELSLKKNCIIVSNECDVLDEKTLQQIFRPFFRVDTSRSREYGGNGLGLYIVDTILSALNISYTFLPNPQNTCMEFKIHLPI
- a CDS encoding ABC transporter permease; this translates as MDTLKRAFKYVIRKRGKTLILFMLFLTIGILVLSGISIKRAGDISQDSLRKTMGGELTIDVNYSDENPYYKEEKFEDGRIIYSSKQMTVDMVEKVMKISGMRSCEASVDTLCQIDDIDFFSGNIPIEEEFKNMTTVVGTYSTETNDYFQSGKVKLIEGKNINSDNGNPEIIISKDLAELNHLKVGDQLAVTNTKGNKIEITIVGIFQQKEVESIEEKVTSYEKIQNKIFTNIQTIMAIEESPYITGFTTIHAQIEDPAKMNQIVEEIKKIDEFEWDKKAFSININNETFERAEMSLKKVENFINIFLLVVVIVSIIILSLILNMWGRSRIHETGVYLALGLEKVQIIGQYILEVLIVAMFAFIVAYFPGRVVSDQLSDYLMKHPETEQGVAMRETSTEIGIEEGEIDVEISIEEIVMVYIIGVAIIIIATTISTFSIMHLKPRELLTKMS
- a CDS encoding ABC transporter ATP-binding protein, with the protein product MNFLKLENITYSYDGKENIFEDVNMDFEQGKIYCILGESGCGKTTLLSLLAGLDFPTQGRLYFKNKVIDRKELTNYRKHNVSIIFQNYNLIDFLNAKENVEIVSKESAYNILEKLGFDKNEMNRNILKLSGGQQQRVAVARALLSHSSLLLADEPTGNLDKRNAIAIAELLGEAAHKYEKCVIVVTHSEEIAKYGDVILEMTDGKLEIRRD